Proteins from a genomic interval of Equus quagga isolate Etosha38 chromosome 13, UCLA_HA_Equagga_1.0, whole genome shotgun sequence:
- the LOC124249970 gene encoding zinc finger protein 239-like — MEVPQCPKPLEARRQDPPYDQEPLLGELTIVEDEGHPCYGFEKTASRPVGKPRKAPSAESHHQCTICGKSFEQRSDLLDHQRIYAGKKPFKCSECGKGFSYPSALAVHQRTHTGERPFPCAQCGKAFSHSSALLLHRRVHTGERPYACRDCGRAFSQSSSLILHKRTHTGERPYDCLACGKAFTRRSALVEHRRVHTGERPYACVRCGRAFSQSAHLARHQKVHVTQKPQACGDCGRAFRSSAALLQHRRIHTGERPFGCPVCSRAFTQRAYLAQHLRMHSGQRPFECDRCGKAFGKCAHLARHRGTHACARARPVRAPARQARRRWRHRGEGPLPAAAPRLRGVRRALRAAQPSPSF; from the coding sequence ATGGAGGTCCCTCAGTGTCCCAAGCCCCTAGAGGCCCGGAGGCAGGACCCACCCTACGACCAGGAGCCGCTCTTGGGGGAACTGACCATCGTGGAGGACGAAGGCCACCCATGTTATGGATTTGAGAAGACCGCCAGCCGGCCTGTCGGCAAGCCTCGGAAAGCTCCTTCGGCAGAGAGTCATCACCAGTGCACCATCTGCGGGAAGAGCTTTGAGCAGCGCTCGGACCTGCTCGACCACCAGAGGATCTACGCGGGCAAGAAGCCGTTCAAGTGCAGTGAGTGTGGGAAAGGCTTCAGTTACCCCTCGGCCCTGGCGGTGCACCAGAGGACGCACACCGGCGAGCGGCCGTTCCCCTGCGCGCAGTGCGGCAAGGCCTTCAGCCACAGCTCGGCGCTGCTCCTGCACCGGCGCGTGCACACGGGCGAGCGGCCCTACGCGTGCCGGGACTGCGGCCGCGCCTTCTCGCAGAGCTCCTCGCTCATCCTGCACAAGCGCACGCACACCGGGGAGCGGCCCTACGACTGCCTCGCCTGCGGGAAGGCCTTCACCCGCCGCTCGGCCCTGGTAGAGCACCGGCGCGTGCACACGGGCGAGAGGCCATACGCGTGCGTCCGCTGCGGCCGGGCCTTCAGCCAGAGCGCGCATCTCGCGCGCCACCAGAAGGTGCACGTGACGCAGAAGCCGCAAGCCTGCGGGGACTGCGGCAGAGCCTTCCGCTCGTCCGCCGCCCTGCTGCAGCACCGGAGGATCCACACGGGCGAACGGCCCTTCGGATGCCCTGTGTGCAGCAGGGCCTTCACCCAGCGCGCCTACCTGGCGCAGCACCTGCGCATGCACTCGGGCCAGAGGCCCTTCGAGTGCGACCGGTGCGGGAAGGCCTTTGGCAAGTGCGCGCACCTGGCGCGCCACCGCGGGACGCACGCATGCGCCCGGGCACGGCCGGTGAGGGCACCCGCCCGGCAAGCGCGTAGACGCTGGCGGCACCGTGGTGAGGGACCCCTGCCTGCTGCGGCCCCACGCCTACGGGGAGTGCGGAGGGCCCTTAGAGCGGCTCAGCCCTCGCCCAGCTTCTAG